The Achromobacter pestifer genome includes a region encoding these proteins:
- the sucC gene encoding ADP-forming succinate--CoA ligase subunit beta, with the protein MKIHEYQGKELLKQFGVPVPRGIPALSVDEAVAAAEKLGGPVWVVKAQIHAGGRGKGGGVKLARSLDDVRKLASEILGMQLITHQTGPEGQKVRRLYIEDGADIQKEYYVSLVTDRATQKVAFIASSEGGMDIEEVAHSTPEKIITEYIDPLTGLSAEQATKIANAIGLPADSTAQAVDVFQKLYKCYMDTDASLVEINPLNRDSKGNIIALDAKFNFDPNALFRHPELVAYRDLDEEDPAEIEASKFDLAYIQLDGNIGCLVNGAGLAMATMDTIKLFGGEPANFLDVGGGATAEKVTEAFKIMLKNKSVKAILVNIFGGIMRCDVIAEGVIAACKAVNLNVPLVVRMKGTNEELGKKMLADSGLPIISADTMAEAATRVVAAVK; encoded by the coding sequence ATGAAAATCCACGAGTATCAAGGCAAGGAACTGCTGAAGCAATTTGGCGTCCCCGTGCCGCGCGGGATTCCCGCTCTTTCCGTCGACGAGGCCGTGGCTGCCGCTGAAAAGCTGGGTGGACCGGTGTGGGTCGTCAAGGCACAAATTCACGCGGGCGGCCGCGGCAAGGGCGGCGGCGTGAAGCTGGCGCGCTCGCTGGACGACGTCCGCAAGCTGGCCTCGGAAATCCTGGGCATGCAGCTGATCACGCACCAGACCGGCCCGGAAGGCCAGAAGGTCCGTCGTCTGTACATCGAAGACGGCGCCGACATCCAGAAGGAATACTACGTGTCGCTGGTCACCGACCGCGCCACCCAGAAGGTCGCCTTCATCGCCTCCAGCGAAGGCGGCATGGACATCGAGGAAGTGGCCCACTCCACTCCCGAGAAGATCATCACCGAATACATCGACCCGCTGACCGGTCTGTCCGCCGAGCAAGCCACCAAGATCGCCAACGCGATCGGCCTGCCCGCTGATTCCACCGCCCAAGCCGTGGACGTGTTCCAGAAGCTCTACAAGTGCTACATGGACACCGACGCCTCCCTGGTCGAAATCAACCCGCTGAACCGCGACAGCAAGGGCAATATCATCGCCCTGGACGCCAAGTTCAACTTCGATCCCAACGCCCTGTTCCGCCACCCGGAACTCGTCGCCTACCGCGACCTGGACGAAGAAGATCCGGCTGAAATCGAAGCCAGCAAGTTCGACCTCGCCTACATCCAGCTCGACGGCAACATCGGCTGCCTGGTGAACGGCGCCGGCCTGGCCATGGCCACCATGGACACCATCAAGCTGTTCGGCGGCGAGCCGGCCAACTTCCTGGACGTCGGCGGCGGCGCCACGGCCGAGAAGGTCACGGAAGCCTTCAAGATCATGCTCAAGAACAAGAGCGTGAAGGCCATCCTGGTCAACATCTTCGGCGGCATCATGCGCTGCGACGTCATCGCCGAAGGCGTGATCGCTGCTTGCAAGGCCGTCAACCTGAACGTGCCGCTGGTCGTCCGCATGAAGGGCACCAACGAAGAACTCGGCAAGAAGATGCTGGCTGACTCCGGTCTGCCGATCATCAGCGCCGACACGATGGCCGAAGCCGCCACCCGCGTCGTAGCCGCCGTCAAGTAA
- a CDS encoding DUF2889 domain-containing protein, with product MPLPPPDYPRQPLHTRSIRVQSYAREDGLWDLEAELIDVKAYDFPKRDGEMFKAGQPIHHMHLRITIDENFSIVAAQAVYDAAPYGEHCMAIEPAYTDLIGMNLLKGFRGQVKERFGHVEGCTHMTELSQVLPTAAVQTMANRRRQENNPNRRPFQLDGCHALSTSGPVVAEHYPKWYTGGSAEASADSSSDSSSFSHTS from the coding sequence ATGCCCTTGCCACCGCCGGACTATCCTCGCCAACCATTGCACACGCGTTCCATACGCGTGCAGTCGTATGCGCGCGAGGACGGGCTCTGGGACCTGGAAGCCGAGCTGATCGACGTCAAGGCGTACGATTTCCCCAAGCGCGACGGCGAGATGTTCAAGGCCGGACAACCCATCCATCACATGCATCTGCGCATCACCATCGACGAGAACTTCTCGATCGTGGCGGCGCAGGCCGTCTATGACGCCGCTCCCTACGGCGAGCATTGCATGGCCATCGAACCGGCTTACACTGATCTGATCGGAATGAACCTGCTCAAGGGGTTCCGCGGGCAGGTCAAAGAGCGGTTCGGGCACGTGGAGGGCTGTACGCACATGACCGAGCTGTCGCAGGTGCTACCCACCGCGGCGGTGCAGACCATGGCCAACCGCCGGCGGCAGGAAAACAACCCGAACCGGCGTCCATTCCAATTGGACGGCTGCCACGCGCTAAGCACCAGCGGCCCGGTGGTGGCTGAGCACTATCCCAAGTGGTACACCGGGGGTAGCGCTGAGGCATCGGCCGATTCGTCCTCCGATTCATCTTCTTTTTCTCATACGTCCTGA
- a CDS encoding Pls/PosA family non-ribosomal peptide synthetase — protein MILQGPCRPDLLLAETLPDILEATIRRHPAAVAIHWLDHTLTYDMLGQRADLAAHHLIEAGVRPGDIVGLCLPRGADLLVMQAAIAKAGAAWLPFESDTPADRMLVCLQDAGAHGLIAGAEVRLDGMETWTTWALSEPVEGDLRRREGLLPEHPAYVIYTSGSTGKPKGVPINHASICHFLRSENAVLGVRHEDKVYQGFSVAFDMSFEEIWISYLVGASLWVAPKMLTTDPEGLPDALVRESVTVLHAVPTLLALFARDVPGLRIVNLGGEVCPDFLVPRWATPGRRLFNTYGPTETTVSASLAELLPGQPVTIGAPLPNYGMLVRGEDGAVLPQGQVGELCITGPGVAGGYLGRPELTAEKFLANPRPSGDHDTRMYRSGDLARIDEHGQIHCLGRSDDQVKVRGFRVELGEIEAALYRLPGVGAAAVVLRDLAGIEQLVAFLKPEGEARLDPHAMRAALGADLPAYMIPARFELVAEVPRLTSGKIDRKALKARELDAVSEPCGDDDVPVTPGELALFDALRPLFPGQPLRLASDFFRDLGGHSLLAARLVSSLRKHPHFSALTMHELYQHPVLGTLAARLDALASAESAATQSAVVAGTGADPAAAPEWRRWTCGLAQLAALPLLIGVRMLIWLTPFFTYHYWTGDEGDSVWRAVALSIASYLACNLLSFGVAVACKWGILGRLKPGRYPLYGWLFYRWWLVDRVMDIPPAHLLAGSPLQIWYLRALGARIGRDAAISRISVRAPDLLAVGNGVSIGAAVNLENFAVRGGEWSVAPITLADRAYIGSYSVLQGDVAMGEGARLDGLSSLAQGARVPPGQIWSGAPARHDPQARAPELPPRPQRQGIWSRLDCVAYAGGGTLIAALFFMPVFPSFVLIDWIDARWLDLMGARVPWPQAFLSYLLLALPASALLLMLTVLVSALLRWTLLPRLASGRWPVYGQIYLRRWLTNQIQESSLSVLHGLYASIYAGNWYRLLGAKVGRGTEISTAMGVVPDMLTLGRDSFIADGVMLGDEEIDGGWMTMRPTVIGNRSFVGNGAYVPDGSVLPDEVLIGVQSRAPANARMASGQTWLGNPPLALPAREQTAGFPAHLTFRPSLGRKILRGGVEGMRMILPLAVVIAVGYLTVMKVIPMAAREGFVSAFDELLLAGVLYGVGAFLFLVALKWALIGRYQPRAEPMWTPFVWKSEAVTSLYESIAVPNFFNFLRATPWLPLALRCMGARIGKRVFMDTTDITEYDCVSIGDDAVLHAWSGPQTHLFEDRVMKIGMVRIGDAVNVGPRSTILYDTRVEAGARLGPLTLVLKGESIPAGQAWIGSPATPWTQG, from the coding sequence ATGATTCTCCAAGGCCCCTGTCGGCCCGACCTGCTGCTTGCAGAGACGCTGCCCGACATTCTGGAAGCCACGATCCGCCGGCATCCCGCCGCCGTCGCCATTCATTGGCTGGATCACACCCTCACTTATGACATGCTCGGCCAGCGCGCCGACCTGGCCGCGCACCATCTGATCGAAGCGGGCGTGCGGCCCGGCGATATCGTCGGCCTGTGCCTGCCGCGCGGCGCCGACCTGCTGGTGATGCAGGCGGCCATCGCCAAAGCGGGCGCGGCCTGGCTGCCATTTGAATCCGACACGCCTGCGGACCGCATGCTGGTCTGCCTGCAGGACGCGGGAGCCCACGGACTGATCGCGGGCGCCGAGGTCCGGCTGGACGGCATGGAAACCTGGACCACCTGGGCGCTGTCGGAGCCGGTCGAAGGCGATTTGCGCAGGCGGGAAGGGCTGCTGCCCGAACATCCTGCTTATGTCATCTACACCTCGGGCTCCACCGGCAAGCCCAAGGGCGTGCCTATCAACCACGCCAGCATCTGCCACTTCCTGCGCAGCGAAAACGCAGTGCTGGGCGTGCGCCATGAAGACAAGGTCTACCAAGGCTTCTCGGTGGCCTTCGACATGTCGTTCGAAGAGATCTGGATCAGTTATCTGGTCGGCGCGTCCTTGTGGGTAGCGCCCAAGATGCTGACCACGGACCCGGAAGGCCTGCCTGACGCCCTGGTGCGTGAAAGCGTTACCGTGCTGCACGCGGTGCCGACCTTGCTGGCGCTGTTCGCGCGCGACGTGCCTGGACTGCGCATCGTCAATCTGGGCGGCGAGGTCTGTCCGGATTTCCTGGTGCCGCGCTGGGCTACGCCCGGCCGGCGCCTGTTCAACACCTACGGCCCCACCGAGACCACCGTGTCCGCCAGCCTGGCCGAACTGCTGCCCGGCCAGCCCGTGACCATAGGCGCGCCGCTGCCCAACTACGGCATGCTGGTGCGCGGCGAGGACGGCGCGGTGCTGCCGCAAGGGCAGGTGGGAGAGCTGTGCATCACCGGTCCTGGCGTGGCCGGCGGCTATCTGGGCCGGCCCGAGCTGACGGCCGAGAAATTCCTCGCCAATCCGCGCCCGTCCGGCGATCACGACACCCGCATGTACCGCAGCGGTGATCTGGCGCGCATCGACGAACACGGGCAGATCCATTGCCTGGGCCGCAGCGACGACCAGGTCAAGGTGCGGGGGTTCCGCGTCGAGCTTGGGGAAATCGAGGCCGCGCTTTACCGCCTGCCGGGCGTGGGCGCCGCTGCCGTGGTGCTGCGCGATCTGGCAGGCATCGAGCAGTTGGTGGCCTTCCTCAAGCCCGAGGGCGAGGCGCGGCTGGACCCGCATGCGATGCGCGCCGCGCTGGGCGCGGACTTACCCGCCTACATGATTCCGGCGCGCTTCGAACTGGTGGCCGAAGTGCCCCGCCTGACCTCGGGCAAGATCGACCGCAAGGCGTTGAAGGCGCGCGAGCTGGACGCCGTGTCCGAGCCCTGCGGTGACGACGACGTGCCCGTCACGCCAGGCGAGCTCGCCTTGTTCGACGCCCTGCGCCCTTTGTTTCCGGGGCAGCCGCTGCGGCTGGCCAGCGACTTCTTCCGCGACCTGGGCGGCCATTCGCTGCTGGCCGCGCGCCTGGTGTCGTCGTTGCGCAAGCATCCGCATTTTTCCGCGCTGACCATGCACGAGCTTTACCAGCATCCCGTGCTGGGAACCCTCGCGGCCCGGCTGGACGCGCTGGCCTCGGCCGAAAGCGCCGCGACCCAATCGGCAGTCGTCGCCGGGACCGGCGCTGATCCGGCGGCCGCGCCCGAGTGGCGCCGCTGGACCTGCGGCCTGGCGCAGCTGGCGGCGCTGCCGCTGCTGATCGGCGTGCGCATGCTGATCTGGCTGACGCCGTTCTTCACCTACCACTACTGGACGGGCGACGAGGGCGACTCCGTCTGGCGCGCGGTGGCGCTGTCCATCGCCAGCTATCTGGCCTGCAACCTGTTGAGCTTCGGCGTGGCCGTGGCCTGCAAGTGGGGCATCCTGGGCAGGCTCAAGCCCGGCCGCTACCCGCTGTATGGCTGGCTGTTCTACCGCTGGTGGCTGGTGGACCGGGTGATGGACATACCGCCCGCGCATCTGCTTGCCGGGTCGCCGCTGCAGATCTGGTACTTGCGGGCGCTGGGCGCGCGCATCGGCCGCGACGCCGCCATCAGCCGCATTTCCGTGCGCGCGCCCGACCTGTTGGCGGTCGGAAACGGCGTCAGCATCGGCGCGGCGGTGAACCTGGAGAACTTCGCGGTGCGTGGTGGGGAGTGGAGCGTGGCGCCGATCACGCTGGCGGACCGCGCCTACATCGGTTCCTATTCGGTGCTGCAGGGCGATGTGGCGATGGGCGAGGGCGCCCGGCTGGATGGCCTGTCTTCGCTGGCGCAGGGCGCGCGCGTGCCGCCAGGCCAGATCTGGAGCGGCGCGCCGGCGCGGCACGATCCGCAGGCCCGCGCGCCCGAGCTGCCGCCGCGGCCGCAGCGCCAGGGCATCTGGAGCCGGCTGGACTGCGTGGCCTACGCGGGCGGCGGCACGCTGATCGCCGCCTTGTTCTTCATGCCGGTGTTCCCGAGCTTCGTGCTGATCGACTGGATCGACGCGCGCTGGCTGGACTTGATGGGCGCGCGCGTGCCCTGGCCCCAAGCCTTCCTGAGCTATCTGCTGCTGGCCTTGCCCGCCAGCGCCCTGCTGCTGATGCTGACGGTGCTGGTATCCGCGCTGCTGCGCTGGACGCTGCTGCCCCGGCTGGCCAGCGGCCGCTGGCCCGTCTACGGCCAGATCTATCTGCGGCGCTGGCTGACCAACCAGATCCAGGAATCCAGCCTCAGCGTGCTGCACGGCCTGTACGCGTCGATCTATGCCGGCAACTGGTATCGCTTGCTGGGCGCGAAGGTCGGGCGCGGCACGGAAATCTCCACCGCCATGGGCGTGGTGCCCGACATGCTGACCCTGGGCCGCGACAGTTTCATCGCCGACGGCGTCATGCTGGGCGACGAGGAAATCGACGGCGGCTGGATGACGATGCGTCCCACCGTCATCGGCAACCGCAGTTTCGTCGGCAACGGCGCTTATGTCCCGGACGGCTCGGTGCTGCCCGACGAGGTGCTGATCGGCGTGCAGAGCCGCGCGCCGGCCAACGCCCGCATGGCCAGCGGCCAGACCTGGCTGGGCAATCCGCCGCTGGCGCTGCCGGCGCGCGAGCAGACCGCGGGCTTTCCGGCGCACTTGACCTTCCGCCCCAGCCTGGGCCGCAAGATCCTGCGCGGCGGCGTCGAGGGCATGCGCATGATCCTGCCGCTGGCCGTGGTGATCGCGGTGGGCTATCTGACCGTGATGAAGGTCATCCCCATGGCGGCGCGCGAAGGCTTCGTCTCCGCTTTCGATGAGCTGCTGCTGGCCGGCGTGCTGTACGGCGTCGGCGCCTTCCTGTTCCTGGTGGCGTTGAAGTGGGCGCTGATCGGCCGCTACCAGCCGCGCGCCGAGCCCATGTGGACGCCCTTCGTCTGGAAGAGCGAAGCCGTCACCAGCCTGTACGAGTCCATCGCGGTGCCTAATTTCTTCAATTTCCTGCGGGCCACGCCCTGGCTGCCGCTGGCCCTGCGCTGCATGGGCGCCCGCATCGGCAAACGCGTCTTCATGGACACCACCGACATCACCGAGTACGACTGCGTGTCGATCGGCGACGACGCCGTGCTGCACGCCTGGTCCGGGCCGCAGACCCATCTGTTCGAAGACCGGGTGATGAAGATCGGCATGGTCCGCATCGGCGACGCCGTCAATGTCGGGCCACGCAGCACCATCCTGTATGACACCCGGGTCGAAGCCGGCGCGCGGCTGGGGCCGCTGACGCTGGTGCTCAAGGGCGAGTCCATCCCTGCCGGGCAAGCCTGGATCGGCAGCCCGGCGACTCCGTGGACGCAAGGGTGA
- the metE gene encoding 5-methyltetrahydropteroyltriglutamate--homocysteine S-methyltransferase: MTTIHNLGFPRIGAQRELKRAVEAYWAGKQTSEELEQTGRELRAKHWKLQAAAGLKFVPVGDFAWYDQILEWTTLLGAVPARFGQKDDEPVTLDTLFRMGRGRAPTGKPAAACEMTKWFDTNYHYIVPELVPGQTFRIARESLFEQVREAQAQGYAVKPVIPGPLTWLYQGKGDAFDAGAADEGKLQLLAALLPVYQEVLARFAKLGVQWVQIDEPILALDLPQAWRDAFKQTYDQLSASAVKLLVATYFDGLKDNLPTALGLPVAGLHVDLVRAPEQLAEVVAGLGAEQVLSAGVINGRNIWRTDLDAAIATLTPIKRQLGDRLWLAPSCSLLHVPVDLAYETELDAELKSWLSFAAQKLEELSLLGRALDSATQAAAQDGLAKQRAALAARRFSARIHNPAVAQRMAGAAAVSRDRAPFAGRIARQQEELGLPAYPTTTIGSFPQTAEIRALRRDWKSGALSDSGYETAIRKEIEEVIRFQEKVGLDVLVHGEPERNDMVEYFGELLAGFAFTKNGWVQSYGSRCVKPPVIFGDVARPAPMTVGWSSYAQSLTDKPVKGMLTGPVTILQWSFVRDDQPREQTCRQLALALRDEVVDLETAGISVIQIDEPAIREGLPLRRADWQAYLDWAVDCFRLSTAGVRDQTQIHTHMCYSEFNDIIESIAAMDADVITIETSRSNMDLLKAFEDFRYPNDIGPGVYDIHSPNVPEVDWMVGLMEKAAARLPKERLWVNPDCGLKTRAWPETEAALIGMVQAARALREAA; the protein is encoded by the coding sequence ATGACTACTATTCATAATTTGGGTTTCCCCCGCATCGGCGCGCAACGTGAGCTGAAGCGCGCGGTCGAAGCCTATTGGGCCGGCAAGCAGACCTCTGAAGAACTGGAACAGACGGGCCGTGAACTGCGCGCCAAGCACTGGAAACTTCAGGCCGCCGCCGGCCTGAAGTTCGTGCCGGTGGGCGACTTCGCCTGGTACGACCAGATCCTGGAATGGACCACGCTGCTGGGCGCCGTGCCGGCCCGCTTCGGCCAGAAGGACGACGAGCCCGTCACGCTGGACACGCTGTTCCGCATGGGCCGTGGCCGCGCGCCGACGGGCAAGCCCGCCGCCGCCTGCGAAATGACCAAGTGGTTCGACACCAACTACCACTACATCGTGCCGGAACTGGTGCCAGGCCAGACCTTCCGCATCGCCCGTGAATCGCTGTTCGAACAGGTCCGCGAAGCGCAGGCCCAGGGCTACGCCGTCAAGCCCGTGATTCCCGGTCCGCTGACCTGGCTCTATCAGGGCAAGGGCGATGCCTTTGACGCCGGCGCCGCCGATGAGGGCAAGCTGCAACTGCTGGCCGCGCTGCTGCCGGTCTACCAGGAAGTGCTGGCGCGCTTCGCCAAGCTGGGCGTGCAGTGGGTGCAGATCGACGAACCCATCCTGGCGCTGGATCTGCCGCAAGCCTGGCGCGACGCGTTCAAGCAAACCTATGACCAGTTGTCCGCCAGCGCGGTCAAACTGCTGGTGGCCACCTACTTCGACGGCCTGAAGGACAATCTGCCGACCGCGCTGGGCTTGCCCGTGGCCGGCTTGCACGTGGACCTGGTGCGCGCGCCCGAACAACTGGCGGAAGTGGTCGCGGGCCTGGGCGCCGAACAGGTGCTGTCCGCCGGCGTCATCAATGGCCGCAACATCTGGCGCACCGACCTGGACGCCGCCATCGCCACGCTGACCCCGATCAAGCGGCAATTGGGCGACCGTCTGTGGCTGGCGCCTTCGTGCTCGCTGCTGCACGTGCCGGTGGATCTGGCTTATGAAACCGAGTTGGATGCGGAGCTCAAGAGCTGGCTGTCGTTTGCCGCCCAGAAACTGGAAGAACTGAGCCTGCTGGGCCGCGCCCTGGACAGCGCGACGCAAGCCGCCGCGCAGGACGGCCTGGCCAAGCAGCGCGCCGCGCTGGCCGCCCGCCGTTTTTCGGCCCGCATCCACAATCCGGCCGTCGCCCAGCGCATGGCTGGTGCGGCCGCCGTGTCGCGCGACCGCGCGCCGTTCGCCGGCCGCATCGCCCGCCAACAGGAAGAGCTGGGCCTGCCCGCCTACCCGACCACGACCATCGGCTCCTTCCCGCAGACTGCGGAAATCCGCGCCCTGCGCCGCGACTGGAAGTCGGGCGCGCTGTCGGACTCGGGCTACGAGACCGCCATCCGCAAGGAAATCGAGGAAGTCATCCGCTTCCAGGAAAAGGTCGGCCTGGACGTGCTGGTACACGGCGAACCCGAGCGCAACGACATGGTGGAGTACTTCGGCGAGCTGCTGGCCGGCTTCGCCTTCACCAAGAACGGCTGGGTCCAGAGCTACGGCTCGCGTTGCGTCAAGCCGCCGGTCATTTTCGGCGATGTCGCCCGTCCCGCGCCGATGACGGTGGGTTGGTCGTCCTACGCGCAGTCGCTGACCGACAAGCCGGTCAAGGGCATGCTGACTGGCCCGGTCACCATCCTGCAGTGGTCGTTCGTGCGCGACGACCAGCCGCGCGAGCAGACCTGCCGCCAACTGGCCCTGGCCTTGCGCGACGAAGTGGTGGACCTGGAAACCGCCGGCATCAGCGTCATCCAGATCGACGAGCCCGCCATCCGCGAAGGCTTGCCGCTGCGCCGCGCCGACTGGCAGGCGTATCTGGATTGGGCCGTGGATTGCTTCCGCCTGTCGACCGCCGGCGTGCGCGACCAGACGCAGATCCACACCCACATGTGCTATTCGGAGTTCAACGACATCATCGAATCCATCGCCGCCATGGACGCGGACGTGATCACGATCGAAACCTCGCGTTCCAACATGGATCTGCTCAAGGCCTTCGAGGACTTCCGTTATCCGAACGATATCGGTCCCGGCGTGTACGACATCCATTCGCCGAACGTGCCCGAAGTGGACTGGATGGTCGGCCTGATGGAGAAGGCCGCGGCCCGTCTGCCCAAGGAGCGTCTGTGGGTCAATCCTGACTGCGGCCTGAAGACGCGCGCCTGGCCTGAAACCGAAGCCGCGCTGATCGGCATGGTGCAGGCGGCCCGCGCCTTGCGCGAGGCGGCCTGA
- a CDS encoding LysR family transcriptional regulator — protein MLEIRHLETLTAIRDGGSLQEAAERLHLTQSALSHQLRDLETRLGTPLLNRRTRPARLTTAGLRVLALADEVLPRIRATERDLQRLAAGRTGRLHLAIDCHSCFQWLMPALDAFRAQWPDVALDLSAAFSFAPLPALVRGDLDLVITSDPQPLDAVEYLPLFKYELVLAVSESNPLAGSKFVMPDQLADQTLITYPVDKQRLDIFTAFLDPADVEPAAIRRAELTPIIAQLVASNRGVAALPNWALTEYMNQGWLRLCRLGPQGVWRTLYATVRSEDTDASYIDEFLTITRDVCFKTLSGIKSAK, from the coding sequence ATGCTTGAAATCCGCCATCTTGAAACGCTTACCGCCATCCGCGATGGCGGCAGCCTGCAGGAAGCCGCCGAGCGCCTGCACCTGACCCAGTCGGCCCTGTCGCACCAGTTGCGCGACCTGGAAACCCGGCTGGGCACGCCGTTGCTGAACCGCCGCACGCGGCCGGCGCGGCTGACGACCGCGGGCCTGCGGGTGCTGGCGCTGGCGGATGAAGTGCTGCCGCGCATCCGCGCGACGGAACGGGATCTGCAGCGGCTGGCCGCGGGCCGCACCGGCCGGCTGCACCTGGCGATCGACTGCCATTCCTGCTTTCAGTGGCTGATGCCGGCCCTGGATGCCTTCCGCGCGCAATGGCCGGATGTGGCGTTGGACCTGTCGGCGGCGTTTTCCTTCGCCCCCCTGCCCGCCCTGGTGCGCGGCGACCTGGACCTGGTCATTACCTCGGACCCCCAGCCACTGGACGCGGTGGAATACCTGCCGCTGTTCAAGTACGAGCTGGTGCTGGCCGTGTCGGAATCCAATCCGCTGGCCGGCAGCAAGTTCGTCATGCCGGATCAGTTGGCCGACCAGACGCTCATCACCTATCCCGTGGACAAGCAGCGCCTGGACATTTTCACGGCCTTCCTCGACCCCGCCGACGTGGAGCCGGCCGCCATCCGCCGCGCGGAGCTCACCCCCATCATTGCGCAGCTGGTGGCCAGCAACCGCGGCGTGGCCGCGCTGCCCAACTGGGCGCTGACGGAATACATGAATCAGGGCTGGCTGCGGCTGTGCCGGTTGGGCCCGCAAGGCGTATGGCGCACGCTGTACGCGACGGTGCGCAGCGAGGACACGGATGCCTCGTACATCGATGAGTTCCTGACCATTACCCGCGACGTGTGTTTCAAGACGCTGTCGGGGATCAAGTCGGCGAAGTAA
- the recX gene encoding recombination regulator RecX: MSWKPPPASAERLRAKLDDEFETVAKPQGLRRSSDARREQEAQAGDAPDSWSRSSEAGGARRGRRAAAAEDGQDTDSQSTRKGPSLKMRAVGYLSRREHAREELARKLAAHAEDPAEVEAVLDALEKEGWLSTERFAQSLVHRRASRQGAARIVQELRQHGVDDNQVAELREQLRATEYDRALEVWKKRFSAKPEDRAAYAKQARFLASRGFAHDVIRRILGEGGDED; this comes from the coding sequence ATGAGCTGGAAACCGCCGCCCGCGTCAGCCGAGCGCCTCCGCGCCAAGCTGGACGATGAATTCGAAACCGTGGCCAAGCCGCAGGGCTTGCGCCGCAGTTCGGATGCGCGCCGCGAGCAGGAAGCGCAAGCCGGCGATGCGCCGGATTCATGGAGCCGCAGTTCGGAAGCGGGCGGTGCGCGCCGCGGCCGCCGTGCCGCCGCGGCCGAGGACGGCCAGGATACCGACAGTCAGTCGACCCGCAAGGGGCCGTCGTTGAAGATGCGGGCCGTGGGCTATCTGTCGCGGCGCGAGCACGCCCGCGAGGAATTGGCGCGCAAGCTTGCCGCCCATGCCGAAGATCCGGCCGAAGTCGAGGCCGTGCTCGATGCCCTGGAGAAGGAAGGCTGGCTGTCCACCGAACGCTTTGCGCAAAGTTTGGTCCATCGGCGCGCCTCGCGCCAGGGGGCGGCGCGCATCGTGCAGGAATTGCGGCAGCACGGGGTGGACGACAACCAGGTCGCCGAATTGCGCGAACAACTGCGCGCTACCGAATACGACCGCGCGCTCGAAGTCTGGAAGAAGCGCTTCAGCGCCAAGCCGGAGGATCGCGCGGCGTACGCAAAACAGGCGCGCTTTCTGGCCAGCCGTGGCTTTGCACATGACGTGATTCGTCGCATTCTGGGCGAAGGCGGCGACGAGGACTGA
- the recA gene encoding recombinase RecA, with amino-acid sequence MDDKTTKAAASEKAKALAAALSQIEKQFGKGSIMRYGDNEVSHDIQVVSTGSLGLDIALGVGGLPRGRVVEIYGPESSGKTTLTLQVIAEMQKIGGTCAFVDAEHALDVQYASKLGVKLTDLLISQPDTGEQALEITDALVRSGSVDLIVIDSVAALVPKAEIEGEMGDSLPGLQARLMSQALRKLTATIKKTNCMVIFINQIRMKIGVMFGNPETTTGGNALKFYASVRLDIRRIGSIKKGDEVVGNETRVKVVKNKVAPPFKQAEFDIMYGAGISREGEIIDLGVAANVVDKSGAWYSYNGNRIGQGKDNVREYLKEHKDMAVEIENRVRENQGIVSRAAEFVPTAEDTAED; translated from the coding sequence ATGGACGACAAAACCACCAAGGCCGCCGCATCGGAAAAGGCCAAGGCGCTTGCCGCCGCGCTTTCGCAGATCGAAAAGCAGTTCGGCAAGGGCTCGATCATGCGCTACGGCGACAACGAGGTTTCGCATGACATCCAGGTGGTTTCCACGGGCTCGCTCGGTCTGGACATCGCGCTGGGTGTCGGTGGCCTGCCGCGAGGCCGCGTGGTCGAAATCTACGGCCCGGAATCGTCGGGCAAGACCACGCTGACGCTGCAGGTCATCGCTGAAATGCAGAAAATCGGCGGCACCTGCGCGTTCGTTGATGCGGAGCACGCGCTCGATGTGCAATACGCCTCCAAGCTGGGCGTCAAACTGACCGATCTGCTGATTTCGCAGCCGGACACCGGCGAACAGGCGCTGGAGATTACCGACGCGCTGGTGCGCTCCGGCTCGGTCGACCTGATCGTCATCGACTCGGTGGCCGCGCTGGTGCCCAAGGCCGAAATCGAAGGCGAAATGGGCGATTCCCTGCCCGGCCTGCAAGCCCGCCTGATGAGCCAGGCGCTGCGCAAGCTCACCGCCACCATCAAGAAGACCAACTGCATGGTCATCTTCATCAACCAGATCCGCATGAAGATCGGCGTGATGTTCGGCAACCCCGAAACCACCACCGGCGGCAACGCGCTCAAGTTCTACGCCTCCGTGCGCCTGGACATCCGCCGCATCGGTTCCATCAAGAAGGGCGACGAGGTCGTCGGCAACGAAACCCGCGTCAAGGTCGTGAAGAACAAGGTCGCGCCGCCGTTCAAGCAGGCCGAATTCGACATCATGTACGGCGCCGGCATCTCGCGCGAAGGCGAAATCATTGATCTGGGCGTGGCCGCCAATGTGGTGGACAAGTCCGGCGCGTGGTACAGCTACAACGGCAACCGCATCGGCCAGGGCAAGGACAATGTCCGCGAGTACCTGAAAGAGCACAAGGACATGGCCGTCGAGATCGAGAACCGCGTCCGCGAGAACCAGGGCATCGTCAGCCGCGCGGCCGAATTCGTACCCACCGCGGAAGACACCGCCGAAGATTGA